Genomic DNA from Solanum dulcamara chromosome 4, daSolDulc1.2, whole genome shotgun sequence:
ATCGGCAAATTCATTTTGAGCTTGAGGGACATGTTTGAATTCAATCTTTGTGAATCTCCTACTCAACTCCTTTATGCAATGCAAATAAGGAAGGATCTTCACATTCTTAGCAGCCCATTCTCCTTGCACCTGATGAACCAATAAGTCAGAATCGCCTATGACCAAAAGCTCTTTGACGTTCATGTCTATGGACATTCTAAGCCCAAGAATACAAGCTTCATACTTTGCCATGTTATTGGTACAATCAAACCTAATCTTGGCTGAAATTGGATAATATTGACCTGTTTCTGAAATTAAAACTGGTCCTATTCCAACTCCCTTGGAATTTGACGCTCCATCAAAAAACATCCTCCAGCCATCGCATGGTTCTGATATGTCTTCACCTACAAACAACACTTCTTCATCAGGGAAGTAAGTTTTTAGCGGCTCGTAATCTTGATCCACTGGATTTTCTGCAAGGTGGTCAGCCAAGGCTTGTCCTTTGATGGCCTTCTGTGTCACGTACACAATGTCGAACTCGCTCAACAAAATTTGCCATTTTGCCAATTTACCTGTAGGCATTGGCTTCTGAAATATGTACTTTAGTGGATCCATTCTTGAGATCAAGTACGTGGTGTATGCAGACAAGTAATGCCTAAATTTTTGCGCGATCCAAGTCAAAGCGCAACATGTTCGTTCCAATAAGGTATATCTTGCCTCATACGGTGTGAACTTCTTACTCAAGTAGTAAATGGCTTGCTCTCTTCTACCTGTCTCATCATGTTGTCCCAATAGGCATCCAAATGCATTGTCCATGACAGATAAGTATAATAGCAACGGCCTCCCAGGCTCAGGTGGGACCAATACTGGCGGGTTGGACaaatattctttgattttatcaAAAGCCCTTTGACATTCCTCCGTCCATTTTGTGGCAGCATCCTTCTTTAGTAATTTAAAAATGGGTTCACAAATTACTGTGGATTGTGCTATAAACCGACTGATGTAATTAAGCCTTCCCAAGAAACTCATCACGTCCTTCCTGGTCTTCGGGGGAGGTAATTCTTGAATTGCCTTGATCTTAGAAGGATCCAACTCTATGCCTCTCCTGCTAATAATGAACCCTAACAGTTTTCCTGCAGGTACTCCAAATGCACACTTTGCTggatttaattttagattataCTTTCGCAACCTCTCAAAGAATTTTCGCAAATCATATAGGTGGTCCAAACTCCTTTTGGATTTGATAATGATATCGTCCACATATACTTCAATCTCCTTGtggatcatatcatgaaagagggTGGTCATGGCCCTCATACAGGTTGCACCAGCATTTTTtaggccaaatggcattactCTATAGCAATACACCCCCCATGGAGTGATAAATGCTATCTTTTCTGCATCATCTTCATTCATCAGTATCTGGTGATATCCCGCGAAACAATCGACAAATGATTGCAATTCATGTTTTGCACAATTGTCAATGAGTATATGGATATTTGGGAGAGGGAAATCATCCTTAGGACTAGCTCTGTTGAGATCTCGATAGTCCACACATATTCTGATCTTTCCATCCTTTTTTGGCACTGGTACTATATTTGCCAACCAAGTGGGGTAATTTGTGACCCTCACAATGTTCGCCTCAATCTGCTTGGTTACCTCCTCTTTAATCCTTAGACTCAAGTCTGGTTTGAACTTTCTTGTTTTTTGTTTAACAGGTAGGAATGTGGGATCAATTGGTAGTCTGTGTGAGACGATATCGGTGCATAACCTCGGCATATCGTCATAAGACCAAACAAATATGTCGATATGTTGCCTAAGCAATTCTATTAACTCCTTCTTTTTTTCGGCCTCCAAATGTATGCTAATTCGTGTTTCCTTCACAGTTTCCTCATCTCCTAAGTTGACAACCTCTGTTTCATCCATATTAGGATTCTCCTGGCTCTCGAACTGCTCGACCTCCAGTGGTAGGTTTTCAGGCATCATGCTTTCATTATATTCTTCATGATCGGGTTTATTATTTTCACTTTGCTCGATGGATTCGTTACATGTCATAACCATTGAATTAGGATTTTTAATACGAATGCTGAAAAGTATAAAAAggcaagtaaaataaaaaagtaggTAAAATAATAAGACTGTTTTAAAGAAAtcaaagacttttatttaaaagcaTTCTagcttttttttagaaaaagcaaccaaaaacaaagatcAAGCATGGTACAAGCCGCAGCTTTGatcattcaaatttaaaaatacaaaactacATTCCACACTACCAGGACTCTTGTCGAAATAGGGACGGACTGATGGTCCAATTCTGCAAGCTTTCTCCAGGCTTGGAATCACGGATGCTCAATTTGCGGAGATTTatctcttcctcttctccaaTCATGGCCACTAACAAATTTcctatttcttctattatgtcATCGTCAGATGCATGATCTAGAATCAGAACTTGCTCTAGTACAAACATTGTCTTGATGGATCCCCTGTTGTGGACTCGTCCCGATGTAGATCCATATCCGAGTCCAGTGGTACCTTTCTGATGCTTCAGCTGGATGGGTTCAACTATGCCATTGGACCTGGGTCCAAGTCCTGTCTTAGGCTGATACCCGTATTTCAACATCTCTGCTGCGACCATCTTTGCTGCTCCTGACAATTTCACACCAACCGACTCTAACTTCTCGTCAACCCTCACAGCTTGCATGATTTCTAAAGTGTGAAAAGTGGCTCCATCTAATTCCTCAGTTACTGGAACAGAATTGACAGAATAGATGGGGTGATTGAGCTCCCCATGAACAGTAACTTCTGAGTGACCCCACTCAAACTTTACACATTGatgaagagttgaaggaactGCTTTTGCCATGTGGACCCATGGTCTTCCCAGCAGCAGGTTGTAGTTCGATGACACATCCATCACTTGAAATAAGACAGGGAATTCTGCTGGTACCACTTGCAATGTGAGATGGATTTCTCCAATGACACTTCTCTGTGCTCCATCAAAAGCTCTAACCTTTACACGAATTTCCTCTATATCTCCCATATTTAGACCTAAAACTCTCAGAGTTGTGAAAGGGCAGATATTACATCCAGAACCGCCATCGATCAGAACTCAGGTCACAATCTTATCACGACATTTGACCACGATATGAAGTGCTTTGTTGTGACCAGTCCCTTCTGTtggtagctcattatcatggaAAGAAATTTTGTTAGATTCCACCACTCGTCCAATTGTTACAGCTAAGGTTTCACTTGTGGTCTCTTTTGGAATGCAAACCCCATTTAACACCTCCATCAAAGCATTCCAATGTACCTCAGAATTCATTAGTAAAGACATGATGGATATATGAGCCGATGTCTTCTTCAGTTGCTCTTCGACTGAATAGTCTTTTGGCTGCATCTTCCTCCAAAATTCCGTGACTTCAGCATCGGTAACATTCTTTTTGGTATTCGGTTCCTTCCCAAGAACTCCTCGATTCAGATCCTCTGGAGCATAGCACCTTCCCGACCTAGTCATTCCATGAGCCACAGCGGCGTCAATCATCTTGCCCTTGGCTTCTGTTTTATAATCCCATGGGACTCCTTTGGTGTCAAACTTAGCCTTTCTAGCAACTGTAGTGGTTACTACAACTCTCGGGAGATATGTTTGGACAGTAAGAGGTTCCCTTAGCTGAACAGTGATAATAGGTTGCACTGGAGATGCAGTGGCAGCTTCTTCGGCATTCCAGACAGATGCGATGGTTTCTCCCAAGTTGTACTCTTCTTCTAGAGAAATCATGTTAACTTCTCGATTCTCATGATTTGGCAAAGGGTTGTTGTTTTCATTCAGAGGTGTTGGAGTGCATTTTATTATTCCTCTTCTGATCAACGTCTCAACCTGGTTTTTCAAGCCATAACAATCTTCTGTGTCATGCCCTTGGATTCCCGAGTGGTAAGCGCATCGCTTGTTTCCATCAAAATTGTAAGGTATTGGGTCGGGGAGTTTTCCCTCAACTGGCTGTAGTACTCCTGCTATCCTCAACCTTTCAAATAATTGAGCATAAGGTTCGGCAATGGGTGTGTAGGTGTGAGTATTTCTGGCTTTGAGATTTGGACGTGGTCTTGGCACATATGCTGGTCTGTTTTGGTGGTTGGTGCTTGAAGTGGGACATGTGGTCTTGTTGGGCTTTGGTATGTTGGTGCTCGAGATGTATTATAGTGTGGTCGGGTATTATATACCGGGTACGAGGTGTATGGAGTATGTGCAACAATTTGGGGATTGTTGGGGTATTGGTGGGATTGTCCTCCATGTTGGTAATTGACGACTGAAACatcctcttttttcttcttgatgCCACCAATGGAGCCTGATTGTATGGCCTTACTTGCAGCTTGCAATGCGGCCATGGACTGAATTTTACCCGATTTGATGCCTTCCTCTATAAAATCCCCAATCTTGACCAATTATGCAAACTTTTGGCCTATCATTGACATCATCTTGTCAAAGTAGATACCTTCTTGGGCTcgaataaagtattttgagagCTCACTCTCATCCAGTGGTGGTTGAACCCTTGCAGCCTCGGTTCTCCAACGTCGTACATACTCCTGGAAATCCTCCGATGGTTTCTTCTGTATGTTGGCTAATGAGAACCTGTCCGCAGTGATTTCGGTATTAAATCTGAAGCGATTCATGAAATCCTCAGCCATTTCCTGCCAGTTATACCATTTGCGAGGATCCTGGCGTGTATACCAAGTCAACACTTCTCCCGATAGACTTCGAATGAACAACTTCATTCTCAGCTTCTCATTTCTCCCTACACCGACTAACTTGTCACGGTATGCCCTCAGATGTACGTGAGGATCGCTCTTTCTATCAAATATGTCAAACTTTGGGGGCTTGTATCCTACCGGTATGTCAATATCTGGGTGGATGCATAAGTCATCGTAATCTAGGCTCTCTGTTCCCCTAGTGACTTGTAGGTTTTTCAACGCCTTTCTTAAACCTCGAAGTTGAGCGTCTATTGACTTATCTTCTTTTAATCGAGCATCCTTCTCCATTTCTGCATATTGGTCAACCTCATACGGGACTTCGACCCTAACCAGTGTCATGAAAGTAGGGGCCTCAACAGCATATACAGGTGGTATGTGTGAATCGTAAGGAGCGGCGGTGTGTGCTCCAAATATCTGTTGTGTCGCTGGGTAGGTAGGTGTGACAGGGTCATGAGTGGGAAGGTCAGGAGCAGTCCTGATTGCAGACGGATGAGCTAATGGCGCTTGACCATGAACGGGAGCACGTTTAGGCATGTTTGGAGAATCTGCAGGAGGCAGGTCAGCTCTAGGGAAGTAGCTAGGCATCTTGAAACTTGGGAAGGTAGTAGCCGAAAGCTTGGCCAAGTCTCGCACTTGACGTAGTTCCTCTCTCAAAATCTCAAGCTCTTGTGCCATGTGAGCCATCTTATCATCGTTTTGGATGTTGGctatattttgagaactttCAGGATTTTCCACTGGTATCATTATGTTTGCAGCAGCGTTAAATTCTTCTCCACCTGTCATCCTTCCCCTTGATCGAAGGTTGTATCGTGAGTCAGCCAGTTCGCAAGTCGACACAAATCAACGTTCTTTTAGGgattaacaaaacaaaataaaagaaagaaaaaggaaagtatgTTAGTTTGGGAAAGATTTAAAAGTACAACAAGTATATAATACACATACACGCCAAGTTAACGACATTCAAATGTGTCCTATACGGAGCCTCTTTTGCTAGAGGACGACCTATGTTGCAATCAATTTGATGATAAATGATCCATTAAACACATTTTGGATTTGgaataacataattttattaatcaaaGATACCTTTGCAATGAAGTACACGGCCAGAAACCTAAAAATGAAAGTACATGGAGGCCATACGACGAACAAAAGGATGACAATGCACAGATAAGAATGAAAATCTAAGGCCATGTTGGAGcgtcgtcatcatcatcataatcataataggGCCCTGGATAGTACTCCGAGAATTTATCAATCTGGTTCGATCCTACCTCTTCGTCGAACCCCATTGAACCATACTCAGAGTGAGCTCTTTCCTTTGGATCCTCTTCCGGATCTTCCTCTTCCGGCTCCTCAGGATCtcgcttatggaatcagaaagaCTTTTTATcttatagtctttaagacttggagcctatacatttgttacctctttaacatatagaagtttccagggaaatagatCAACTATCATAGGAATTCAATactcagaagtaaataagagatgcttaagaatagaattactccGGAGCGCATaccatatttaacttacaactaagacatgccaaaaaagaaagagaataagttcTATATAGTCTATACTTTCCTTTGTGTGGTCATCACGTACATAATTCGTACCCGTCCAATCCTGTGGATCTTttaacaactatggcatcataatctcattttcacaccaataatatacaacataaatccaacgactcgctcgaaactacaaTACTAAAATAAGGTTTCTCGACTCTATTTTGcaatgcctttaattatacaaaatgaggggtcgggtggctgcaaccagaagcatccacaaaaattttagaacacttttaggccctgaaatACACCCCCACACACTTGAAGCATCAcaccacaagaacaacactttacttcgacgacaattcaattataacgactccaatttaaattgtcttcaacgtcaaacatttctatgaaattttcacatttacagcaaCCTATAGGACGTGtaaaacactccataacaacaccctaaagtccaaattgaaaggagaaaccttacgttacccgaaattcaccaaaactgcATCTCAGAAACTTCTTGACGTGCTAAAATGGGGTGGAttgtttgtgtcccttttccgcagccccaaattggaattttatgttattaaacaccattatataaccatggGATACCATGAATAATTAATTTGTGGAACTAAATCGAAGAACCCACCTTCCAAGGCcaaaacccgtagctccctccttTGCCCCTCTAgcattttcctcttcttctttcacactcTTCTAGGTGTAAAGATGAACAAAtaattccgtagacattgtaagacacatatatacatctccacatgattgattaaaaccatagataattaattcatggagaaaaattggagaactcACCCTGAACTTCTTCTAAGCTAAAGTTGCCTTATTCTTTCCCTCCAACATTTTGTTCTCTTTGTTTGGATGAAGTTGTAGATAAGGAATGATCTTAGTAGTCACATAATATACATGTCATCTCTAatgggtgacacgtgtcaagcccttattgagCCACTTCAACCATGCAACCAAtgagggctgccacgtgtccttggtggggctcacccccaagtaggtgggtcacctacttgaccccaagaaggtgggtcacctccttgaTTGAGGTTTTGCCATGTGTCTCCTTCCTAGGCCGCCAGGtgtccttcttttcttttcctcatagttttgtaatctcgtcttattttaagagcctatgtaagtcATGCTACATAATCTTGGTATTTCTTTAACTaactcaagtatataagacttctaaattagtagcttacgtaggtaaatcgattcctacgattcatttcttggcctccaactcattctGGATTCTCAccactctatttccaaccttccctctcacggggtatcacattcttctttccttagagttgtttgatgtatgtggatagtaggggtctcatggatattttcaataagactaggaacacgtttcaaggttcaaaagtgcggggtgtaacatccttcccccctttagaacattcgtcctcaaatgttaacACAACTTATAGGGTTTTCCGAGGATTTCGAGGGTTCTGTATAATCGTTGTCTCCCAATTCAATTAGGAGGTTCGATTACCTTTGGCATATGGTGAAAAAGTACGTATATCTCCTTTTTGACTTCTtaggtcatcctctttctggtttttgttTGCCACAATATTTTGACGGAAGTCACCTCTTAATCCACGATCGTCTAATCTGTCGATTCAGGATGGCGATAGAttgctcttcataggataatTCCTTTATTACATTGACTTTATCCACGGAGAATATTCATGAAGGGTTTACCTATACTATTATGGGACATTGATAGGTGGAAGACTAGGTGTATTGTTTTAAACCAGATAGTTGGTCCACTTCGTAGGTAACTTTGCCTATTCCACACATGGTCTGGTAAAGACCAATATATCTCGGGCTTGGATTTCCCCTTATTGCCAAACCTCATTATTCCTTTCATGAGTGGCACCTTTAAAGTCACCCAGTCGCTCACTTAAATTTCCAAAGAGCGATTTTAATTGTCTGCATATTGCTTCTGTCGACTTTGGACAACTAATAATTTTCCCTGAACAACTTTACCTTCTATAAAGCTTAGTGAACCATGTCTGGGCTTATTAGTTGTGTTTTACCAATAATAAACCAATCAACTGGCGACCCACACTGTCTGccaatgatagttaatatcataagtactCTTGACAGGTGGTAGGCAATTAGCCGAGCCACCTTTGGGGCACACCGCATAGGCCTGCAATATATCGTCTACCATGTAGATAGCACACCTAGTCCATCcattagtctgagggtgaaGTAGTGTATGAAGGCTTATCTGTCTTCTCAGTTTCTTCACGGACTGACCTTTGATAGTTACCTGTAACTTAGGCTCCTTCGTCTAGGATAGTAGCTacggggactccgtaaggtcctaccattCTTTTACTCTATAGTTTTACACCTTCTCGATTGAGTAGGTAGCCGTTGATTGAAGGAGTATGGGCTAATATCAATAATCCATAtgtaacattccctccaaagTCATCTGTCAATGGAGAGCGAAGTGAGTCTTATAGCCTCGATCATATTGTGGAATCTTTGACCTCGTATATTACTTCATGCCATCCTTAAATAACATTAACTGGTACCATGTTGAAGAattgtggcattcaagtgcgccATCAGTTAGTAATTAGCTAATCCTGCTTGTTTTTCTTAAgtccttttttttaattcccTAAATGTAACTTATAGTGCTTTAGGTACATAATCTTATGTTGCttctccgccgctagttcagattcttccatctcgcacgaccataccagcactaacgcactaaattccatcagaatttcaaagttaagtgtgcttgggcgagagtaatagtaggatgggtgacctctctTTGAAGTCTTagtgtcgcgtttcattgtaatccttgcaataatgtgtggggcactaaACTTAGCCCACGATTCACCTTAACGTCATCTCACTAGTCTTCATGTTTttccttgccctttcctctagTATTTTGCAAACAGTATaagggtagatctttagttccataTGACCATGTCACTAGTCTCCTATTGTACTCACCCCTTTTATACGCATCTattcattagggttggctactaaGTAGCGCTAAATTTCAtccatatagtgacctttagagccgctttgagttctgtctattattagctggaatagttttaaatgaatttgacatataagcttgtCCATcttatagtaaccagctagtcctgtctgtcttatttaaaccatttcaaaattttccttacccccacttgtaaccttcttgacaattctcgtgtcattctttacctttataAGAACATGAGAGAATGCAAAAAATACCCTAGCGTTGACCCGCTCGTCCCACCTTGTCGCACTTATTTCCTTGCccctattcactttgtgttcttcccatcttctaccacaggaggctttctattctttttccttggttatttatttatcgcaacatcatttgcgaccaactctttAGCCAGTATTTTGGCTTTTAGTCTAGCATGATATTATTATCCTCCTTCATAGTATCACTTAAGTTATTCAATATCCTTTCATAGTTATacccttttgtttttatacgcaccTACCTTCTACTGTTATATCGTTTAGAGTCTCatcaaaacttcttaacgctgtcttacataccattctaacttctatctaattactggtggcttctagacctttctaacttggttcagcaagggatcttgttgaagtttaaacatccatcttaaatatgttgtcaCATCATTTGCCTCCACCTTACCCTTGAAATTTTCTCATtggcttcccccctttagagggtacttatacttttgtctgcttataccttgctctccGTCTCTATGTCTAATCTCAATTTCGTCCAATCTCCTTCctcaatctacttggtactgtatcatgttcCTGTCTTGCTGTATATTGTATAACTTGATTGTCCATGTACAGAATCTTGGCTAAATCACGAGGCGATAGGAGCCTTCCCATACAAAAGGTGATATCTCACCTACTAATCTGTACTTGactaatatgacctaggaaaaAACTCATCCAAGACCACCTCCTACGTTTCCTTATGAAAGGTTAATACCCACTGGTAGTCATTGCAACTTTTGACTAGACAACAATTGTATTCCAATAatgattgtccaaggttctctcgaagtagtagctttaccccaacctatatcctttgtctCTTGGGGTGAATGGAtgttgcgccatttattccttaagttttccgtctttgtcttttaagatttccattatttttggggcgacgttgagTACAcgcatcattcctttataccttgtgccccttgcccttactgtgtaccgaACACAGGCTTTCAACTTATTCAACACctaccaagtgcgccttactagagGTCTTACTTTATTCCCATATTGTTATGCTACACCTTTACATTCAAACTCATATTCAGTTCGTAACATCTCTCTAGGGtacttctgttagaagttctttccccaattagtcggtggagaactaataaactatTATCATAAAGCACTTTCCAACCACCGTTAGAGGAAAACTAGAATCCCTCAAATATCAGAGTACTTCTTAACACTTGACCCATATGGTCTCCCTCTAGGTTTATCCTTGAGTAATGAACAACCTATCTAATTCACAACTAAGAGTtagggcttggtacttttcaagaaaagtgaaactcaatcGTTGGACATCTTACTCTTCCACCTGGGTTTTCTTTTCTACAGCATAATTACGACTGGAGATATTATGGTCTGAACTATACTGCTAAGATAGGCTTTTGcttctccaaaataaaattctctaAGTAAAAATGGTGCCCCTTATTAATGACAAGAAGAGTACCTCCTACAACTTTAATTAAACacaataggggtacttggtatcaacttccaagacattttataaagctatgtttcattcctttttcttgtcctaggaaaattttgacagagtttcctctatatttattacttatcccaaacctgcacatagaaaataccaataataccTCACATggacaacacatatatatattcacatcacatcacagccacacagggctttgaATATCCTCTCATATCGccg
This window encodes:
- the LOC129884250 gene encoding uncharacterized protein LOC129884250, translated to MGDIEEIRVKVRAFDGAQRSVIGEIHLTLQVVPAEFPVLFQVMDVSSNYNLLLGRPWVHMAKAVPSTLHQCVKFEWGHSEVTVHGELNHPIYSVNSVPVTEELDGATFHTLEIMQAVRVDEKLESVGVKLSGAAKMVAAEMLKYGYQPKTGLGPRSNGIVEPIQLKHQKGTTGLGYGSTSGRVHNRGSIKTMFVLEQVLILDHASDDDIIEEIGNLLVAMIGEEEEINLRKLSIRDSKPGESLQNWTISPSLFRQESCIRIKNPNSMVMTCNESIEQSENNKPDHEEYNESMMPENLPLEVEQFESQENPNMDETEVVNLGDEETVKETRISIHLEAEKKKELIELLRQHIDIFVWSYDDMPRLCTDIVSHRLPIDPTFLPVKQKTRKFKPDLSLRIKEEVTKQIEANIVRVTNYPTWLANIVPVPKKDGKIRICVDYRDLNRASPKDDFPLPNIHILIDNCAKHELQSFVDCFAGYHQILMNEDDAEKIAFITPWGVYCYRVMPFGLKNAGATCMRAMTTLFHDMIHKEIEVYVDDIIIKSKRSLDHLYDLRKFFERLRKYNLKLNPAKCAFGVPAGKLLGFIISRRGIELDPSKIKAIQELPPPKTRKDVMSFLGRLNYISRFIAQSTVICEPIFKLLKKDAATKWTEECQRAFDKIKEYLSNPPVLVPPEPGRPLLLYLSVMDNAFGCLLGQHDETGRREQAIYYLSKKFTPYEARYTLLERTCCALTWIAQKFRHYLSAYTTYLISRMDPLKYIFQKPMPTGKLAKWQILLSEFDIVYVTQKAIKGQALADHLAENPVDQDYEPLKTYFPDEEVLFVGEDISEPCDGWRMFFDGASNSKGVGIGPVLISETGQYYPISAKIRFDCTNNMAKYEACILGLRMSIDMNVKELLVIGDSDLLVHQVQGEWAAKNVKILPYLHCIKELSRRFTKIEFKHVPQAQNEFADALATISSMIQHPDKNYINPIKVKLYDRHAYCFHVDEELDGRPWRTPDLGLLRCVDAKEATRLLEEIHAGTCGPHMNGFTLAKKILRAGYF